The Streptomyces puniciscabiei genomic interval CCTCCGCAGACTGTGGCGCGGCCGCCCCGAGGACCCCCGCTGGGCGCGCCCGGCCTTCCTCGGCCTGCTCACCGCGACCCTCCTGCTCTACCTGTACAACCTCAGCGCCTCCGGCTACGCCAACTCCTTCTACTCGGCGGCCGTACAGGCGGGCAGCAGGTCCTGGAAGGCGTTCTTCTTCGGCTCGCTGGACGCGGGCAACGCCATCACCGTCGACAAGCCGTCGGCGTTCCTGTGGCCGATGGAGCTGTCGGTCAGGATCTTCGGCCTGAACTCGTGGGCGATCCTCACGCCCGAGGTGCTGATGGGCGTGGGCACGGTGGCGGTGGTCTACGCGGCGGTACGGCGCCGGTTCAGCCCGGCCGCGGGCCTGATCGCCGGCGCGGTGCTCGCGCTCACCCCGGTCGCCGCGCTGATGTTCCGGTTCGACAACCCGGACGCGATGCTGGCCCTGCTGATGGCGCTGGCCTGCTACTTCGTCGTACGGGCGGTGGAGGACGGCCGTACCAGGTGGCTGGTGTGGGCGGGTGTGGCGATCGGGTTCGCCTTCCTCGCCAAGACGCTGCAGGCCTTCCTGATCCTGCCGCCGCTGGCGATCGTCTACGCCGTCTGCGGACCGGTCGGGCTGCGCAAGCGGCTCGGTCAACTGGCCCTCGCCGCAGCCGCGTTGGTCGTCTCCGGCGGCTGGTGGGTCGCCATCGTCGAGCTGTGGCCGGCCTCCTCCCGCCCCTACATCGGCGGTTCGCAGAACAACAGCTTCCTGGAGCTGACCTTCGGCTACAACGGTCTCGGCCGCATCAACGGCGACGAGACCGGCAGCGTCGGGGGCGGGGGCGGGGGGAACGGCTCCGGCCGCTGGGGCGCCACGGGCTGGGACCGGATGTTCAACTCCGAGATCGGCAGCCAGATCTCCTGGCTGCTCCCGGCCGCACTGATCCTGCTGGTCGCGGGTCTCGTGGCCACCCGGAAGCTGAAGCGGACGTCGGTGACGCGGGCCTCGTTCCTGGTCTGGGGCGGCTCGCTGCTGATGACCATGGTGGTCTTCAGCTACATGGCGGGCATCTTCCACCAGTACTACACGGTGGCCCTGGCTCCCTACCTGGCGGCCGTCGTCGGCATGGGCGCCGGGCTGCTGTGGGAGCGGCGGGGGGAGACCTGGGCGTCGATCACGCTCGCCGCGTCGGTGGTGGCCGCCGCTGTCTGGGGGTACGTGCTGCTCAACCGTACGTCCGGCTATCTGCCCTGGCTGAAGTGGCTGCTGCTGGTCGGCGGTATGGCGGCCGCGCTGGGCCTGATCTTCGCCGGTCGGATCTCCCGGCAGCCGGCCCTCGGGGCGGCGGCGGTGGGCCTGGTGGCCGCGCTCGCCGGTCCGACGGCGTACACCCTCAGTACGGTGAACTCCGCGCACACCGGGTCCATCCCGACGGCCGGTCCGGCGGGCGCGAGCACGATGGGCTTCGGCGGCGGCCGGGGGCCGGGCGGCAACGGCGGAGGCATGCGCGGCGGCTTCGGTGGCGCGATGCCGGGGCAGCAGGGTCAGCAGGGCCAGCAGAACGGCAACGGCTTCCCGGGCGGCGGCGGCTTCGGCGGCGGTATGCCGGGGCAGCAGGGCCGGAACCAGCAGCAGGGCAACGGCACCGCACGGGGCCAGGGCCACAACGGCAACGGCTTCCCCGGCGTCGGCGGCCTGCTGAACGGCGCGAACGTCTCCTCCGCCGCCAAGCAGCTGCTGGAGAAGGACGCCTCGAAGTACACCTGGGTGGCCGCGTCCGTCGGTTCGCAGAACGCGGCCGGCTACCAGCTCGCCTCCGGTGACCCGGTGATGGCGATCGGCGGCTTCAACGGCACCGACCCGTCCCCGACGCCGGCGCAGTTCAAGAAGTACGTGGCGGAAGGGAAGATCCACTACTTCATCGCCGGCGGCGGCATGGGCGGCGTGGGCGGTGGCACGGGCGGCAGCAGCGGCGGCAGCTCCTCGCAGA includes:
- a CDS encoding ArnT family glycosyltransferase: MTTQYDQQSGTTVWGPPTGAPPHPPSQPHPHRAAGAPEGPFLRRLWRGRPEDPRWARPAFLGLLTATLLLYLYNLSASGYANSFYSAAVQAGSRSWKAFFFGSLDAGNAITVDKPSAFLWPMELSVRIFGLNSWAILTPEVLMGVGTVAVVYAAVRRRFSPAAGLIAGAVLALTPVAALMFRFDNPDAMLALLMALACYFVVRAVEDGRTRWLVWAGVAIGFAFLAKTLQAFLILPPLAIVYAVCGPVGLRKRLGQLALAAAALVVSGGWWVAIVELWPASSRPYIGGSQNNSFLELTFGYNGLGRINGDETGSVGGGGGGNGSGRWGATGWDRMFNSEIGSQISWLLPAALILLVAGLVATRKLKRTSVTRASFLVWGGSLLMTMVVFSYMAGIFHQYYTVALAPYLAAVVGMGAGLLWERRGETWASITLAASVVAAAVWGYVLLNRTSGYLPWLKWLLLVGGMAAALGLIFAGRISRQPALGAAAVGLVAALAGPTAYTLSTVNSAHTGSIPTAGPAGASTMGFGGGRGPGGNGGGMRGGFGGAMPGQQGQQGQQNGNGFPGGGGFGGGMPGQQGRNQQQGNGTARGQGHNGNGFPGVGGLLNGANVSSAAKQLLEKDASKYTWVAASVGSQNAAGYQLASGDPVMAIGGFNGTDPSPTPAQFKKYVAEGKIHYFIAGGGMGGVGGGTGGSSGGSSSQISSWVESNFKKVTVGSATFYDLTQKTSG